The window TCCTGAATGGATGATCATGACTATTCTGCCCGTGATCCCACCATCGCTTCGTCCTATGGTCCCGTTGGACGGTGGTCGTTTCGCAACGTCCGATTTGAACGATCTCTATCGTCGCGTTATCAATCGCAACAACCGTCTCAAGCATCTTCTTGAGCTCAAGGCCCCGGACGTCATTACAAAGAATGAGAAGCGCATGTTGCAAGAAGCCGTTGATGCGCTCATCGATAACGCAATGCGCCGCGGTACTGCGACAACTGCAGCAACTACTGGCCAGAAGCGTGCGCTCAAGTCCCTTGCTGACATGTTGAAGGGAAAGCAGGGTCGTTTCCGTCAAAACTTGCTTGGTAAGCGCGTCGACTACTCCGGTCGCTCGGTGATTGTGGTCGGTCCAAAGCTCTCTATGAGCGAATGTGGTTTGCCAAAGCGCATGGCATTGGAATTGTTCAAGCCATTTGTGATTGGCATTCTCATTCGCAACGGCTTGGCGCACAACATTAAATCCGCGAGCCGTCTCATTGAACAAGAAACTCCCGACGTCTGGTCTGCGTTGGAAGAGGCGATTCAAGACAAGCTCGTCTTGCTCAACCGCGCTCCAACATTGCACCGTCTTGGCGTGCAGGCATTCCGCCCAACGCTCATTGAAGGAAAGGCGATCCAGCTGCCGGCTGTCCCCGTGCATGCGTTTAACGCAGACTTCGACGGTGACCAGATGGCAGTCCACCTCCCATTAACCAAGGAAGCCCAGCAAGAAGCGCGCGAGCTCATGCTTTCAACGCATGGCATTCTCAAGCCGGCAACAGGTGAACCAGTTGCTGTGGCAAGTCACGACATTTCATTCGGATGCTACTACCTCACGAGTGTTGACGCTGGTGCGCACGGCTCGGGCAAGCTGTTCTCTTCTTTCGAAGAGGCGCTTCTTGCATATGAAAATGGAGTCGTTGGCCTACGCGCGCAGATTAAGGCAGAATATGCGCCAACGGCATCAACATGGCGGCACGAATGGGCAGAGAAGCCAGGCGTTATCGAAACCACTCCGGGACGCATTATCTTCAATAATGTGCTCCCTCAAGACTTTGGCTTTATCAACCGCACGCTGACCAAGCCAGACCTCAAATCTATCGAGGGCTTTATTTGGGAAGAGTATGGAGAAGAGGTAACCGTTCGTTTCTTGGACGGTATCAAGGATCTTGGCTTCCACTATGCGACCATCTCCGGTGTCTCGTGGGGCATGGACGATCTCCGCGTTCCAAAGGAAAAGCCAGAGATTATCGCAGAGGCTGACACGCTCATTGAGCAAAACCGTCGCTTGTATGAAGAAGGCCTCCTCACGGAATATGAACGCCGCTCAAAGGCTATTGAGATTTGGAGCAACACGAAGGCGAAGCTCTCTACGCTTGTAAAGAAGCAGCTTGGTCCACAGGACGCAGCATTTATTATGGTGGACTCTAAGTCTCGCGGAAACTGGAGTACGCTCGACCAGATGATGGGCATGCGTGGTATTTTCGCAAACCCTTCTGGTGAACTCATTGAATTGCCCGCTAAAAACTCTCTGAAGGAAGGCCTCGAGCCATTGGAGTACTTCATCTCTACGCACGGTGCTCGTAAAGGTTTGGTAGATACCGCATTGAAGACTGCATCGGCAGGATACCTGACGCGTCGCTTGGTAGATGTGGCGCAGGACGTCGTTATCACTGAGGATGATTGTAAGGAAAAAGAAGGCTACATCATGCACGCAGAGGATAGTAAATTTAGCGGAGAATCACTCGGTAAGCGCGTGAAGGGTCGCACGGTTGCTGAGAACGTAGTCTCTGGCGACGGCACGTTGATTGCGAAGAAGGGAACGGTCATCGATCGTGCGCTTGCACGCCTTATTGACGAGCACAAGATACCGTCGGTGAGCATTCGCTCGCTTGTGAAGTGTGCATCGCGCCAAGGCGTATGTCGTGCATGCTACGGCTACGACCTCTCGAAGAACGCAATGGTTGAAATTGGCGAAGCGGTAGGTATTGTCACCGCTCAAGCTATCGGTGAGCCGGGTACTCAGCTGACCATGCGCACCTTCCACAGCGGTGGTGTCGCAGGAGGTGCTGACATTACCATGGGTCTCCCGCGCGTTGAAGAAATCTTTGAAGCGCGCCCACCTCAATTCAAGGCACTCATTTGCGAAGTGGATGGACGCGTGCTTGCTGTTGAAGATCGCGGCAAGCAGCGCGCCATTGTCATTGAGACCGCAGGAAGCGGTGAAAAGCGTGAATACTTCGTT of the Candidatus Paceibacterota bacterium genome contains:
- the rpoC gene encoding DNA-directed RNA polymerase subunit beta'; the encoded protein is MDLSYIRLTLASPEDILSWSYGEVTKPETINYRTQKAEREGLFSESIFGPTKDWECYCGKYKRIRYKGIICDRCGVEVTRAVVRRERMGHIKLATPVAHIWFLRGLPSKVAGILGVSLPELEKVIYFASYIVTRVNDDLKTEAMKRVEQEFKSKLKDTDNTEEQLRLKELKERERINLKNLRVHQILSELEYRDLSMKYGEVFEAGIGAEGVRRLLETLDLSQLATEVEHEYKEEINPVELKKIARRLKLIRGMIKANIRPEWMIMTILPVIPPSLRPMVPLDGGRFATSDLNDLYRRVINRNNRLKHLLELKAPDVITKNEKRMLQEAVDALIDNAMRRGTATTAATTGQKRALKSLADMLKGKQGRFRQNLLGKRVDYSGRSVIVVGPKLSMSECGLPKRMALELFKPFVIGILIRNGLAHNIKSASRLIEQETPDVWSALEEAIQDKLVLLNRAPTLHRLGVQAFRPTLIEGKAIQLPAVPVHAFNADFDGDQMAVHLPLTKEAQQEARELMLSTHGILKPATGEPVAVASHDISFGCYYLTSVDAGAHGSGKLFSSFEEALLAYENGVVGLRAQIKAEYAPTASTWRHEWAEKPGVIETTPGRIIFNNVLPQDFGFINRTLTKPDLKSIEGFIWEEYGEEVTVRFLDGIKDLGFHYATISGVSWGMDDLRVPKEKPEIIAEADTLIEQNRRLYEEGLLTEYERRSKAIEIWSNTKAKLSTLVKKQLGPQDAAFIMVDSKSRGNWSTLDQMMGMRGIFANPSGELIELPAKNSLKEGLEPLEYFISTHGARKGLVDTALKTASAGYLTRRLVDVAQDVVITEDDCKEKEGYIMHAEDSKFSGESLGKRVKGRTVAENVVSGDGTLIAKKGTVIDRALARLIDEHKIPSVSIRSLVKCASRQGVCRACYGYDLSKNAMVEIGEAVGIVTAQAIGEPGTQLTMRTFHSGGVAGGADITMGLPRVEEIFEARPPQFKALICEVDGRVLAVEDRGKQRAIVIETAGSGEKREYFVAPNIAVAVSAGDLVAIGQQLSEGHVDLRELYHTTKDIDAVARYIVREVQSIYFPTGDTINDKHVELIVRQMFSRVRIMNPGDTDLLPGDVVERRRLLEENDRVLAEGKQEATYEQLIMGITKTSLTTESFLSASSFQQTAGVLIDAAVAGKEDHMRGLKENVIIGRLIPAGTGLRARQEGKPLAQLDDAAQDVAA